One genomic window of Boudabousia tangfeifanii includes the following:
- a CDS encoding NUDIX domain-containing protein gives MSLEYPNISAADFADERFTMPVVSHEQIWQGRIVSLHSEQVDLGGKEPVTREYVRHPGAVAVVPLREYDGQTQVLMIKQYRHPVGKKLWEFPAGLLDIAGEDYQVAAARELAEETDLQAKTWNVLVDYYASPGGYTESLRVFLARDLSEVPVAQRNFVREEEEALFEYAWVNLSEALNAVLAGRITNPSAVLGILATSAAKEQNWTCLRPANSPWDR, from the coding sequence ATGAGCCTCGAGTACCCGAACATTTCGGCAGCAGATTTTGCAGATGAGCGTTTTACCATGCCGGTTGTTTCTCATGAACAAATCTGGCAAGGACGAATCGTTTCGCTTCATAGTGAGCAAGTGGATCTGGGTGGGAAAGAACCCGTCACGCGGGAATACGTCCGTCACCCTGGGGCCGTAGCGGTAGTACCACTGCGCGAATACGATGGCCAGACTCAAGTTTTAATGATTAAACAATACCGCCATCCAGTCGGTAAAAAACTATGGGAATTTCCCGCAGGCCTACTTGATATTGCCGGGGAGGATTACCAAGTAGCAGCAGCGCGTGAACTTGCTGAAGAAACGGATTTACAAGCAAAAACTTGGAATGTCTTGGTTGATTATTATGCCTCTCCTGGGGGATACACTGAATCTTTGCGCGTTTTCTTGGCTCGCGATTTGTCCGAGGTGCCAGTGGCACAACGCAATTTCGTTCGAGAAGAGGAAGAAGCCCTTTTTGAATATGCTTGGGTAAATCTTTCAGAGGCGTTAAACGCAGTGTTAGCGGGAAGAATTACGAACCCCTCAGCAGTACTGGGGATTCTCGCAACTAGTGCCGCTAAAGAGCAGAATTGGACCTGCTTGCGACCAGCAAATTCTCCTTGGGATCGCTAA